CCGCACCGACGCCGGTCCATCGGCGTCCCCGACGGAGGAGTCCCATGAGCGGCATCGACAAGATGAAGAACAAGGCCCAGGAGCTGTCCGGCAAGGGCAAGGAGGCGCTCGGCGACGCCACCGACGACCCGGACCTCAAGGCCGAGGGTCAGAACGACCAGGCCGCGGGCAACGTCAAGCAGGCCGGCGAGAAGGTCAAGGACGTCTTCAGGTGACCCACCGCCGCTGCTGAGCCGTGACGGGGACGCCGTCCCCGGTCCGCCGGGGGCGGCGTCCGCGCAGCAGAGGGGTCAGCGGTCGACGAGGAGGGCGCGGACGGCAGGGAGGAGCGGGCGGTCGGCCGGGATCCAGTCCAGGTCCTCCAGCTCCTCGGGCCCCAGCCAGCGCAGTTCGCTGTGCTCGTGGGCGACCAGCTCACCGGCGGTGATCCGGCCCCACCACAGGCGCAGGGTCGAGGCCCCCGGCACGCCGCCGGCGACCACGCCGTCCAGCGGAACCTCCCCCAGGAAGGCCCGGGGCGTGATCCCGACGCCGAGCTCCTCGCGGCACTCCCGCACCAGTGCCGCCACCTCGGGCTCCCCCGGCTCGACCTTCCCGCCGGGGAACTCCCACAGCCCGGCCAGCGGCCCCGAACC
The Modestobacter marinus DNA segment above includes these coding regions:
- a CDS encoding CsbD family protein; this encodes MSGIDKMKNKAQELSGKGKEALGDATDDPDLKAEGQNDQAAGNVKQAGEKVKDVFR